A window of Clostridia bacterium contains these coding sequences:
- a CDS encoding FtsW/RodA/SpoVE family cell cycle protein — translation MGLGTVRRSHREVERSLIGLVMLLAIVEGASLSFAATGRALGEPLGLCFAASVAFALCHAAFVLLGFQGDQILMPLSAAATVMGCVTVARLRPDLAAKHVGLIWIGSIALACVVFLQRSGRISKFSAAAAVGSVALLVITLAVGLERGGARSWLLWGGVGFQPSEFVKVACVILGADGLSSLPTAEPDCEARLGIGKVWSCVRARRTVMIWALVMGLIAAQRDVGTAMVLYISCVAMLYAASGNRVIGGGGLGLGVVIVIIAAAVFGHVRTRFTSWINPWADPSGAGYQVVQSLYAVASGGILGRGYGSGSPWQVPAAVTDMSFAAAAEEIGLSGSIGLILVYMAFVGHGYGRAMRARTSFMALSAIGAANLIAVQTFVIIGGNLGILPLTGVTLPFASYGGSSMVASLALAGLLIGSTESAEVEGDMASNRVGRSAAGMAPRLGDGGDSQ, via the coding sequence CACTGGGCGGGCATTGGGCGAGCCGCTCGGGCTGTGTTTCGCGGCATCTGTCGCCTTTGCCCTATGCCATGCCGCATTTGTCTTGCTGGGTTTCCAGGGCGATCAGATCCTTATGCCGCTTTCTGCAGCGGCAACTGTCATGGGCTGTGTCACGGTGGCGCGGCTGAGGCCGGATCTGGCAGCAAAGCATGTGGGGCTCATCTGGATAGGGAGCATCGCGCTTGCGTGTGTCGTCTTCCTGCAGCGATCTGGCCGCATCTCCAAGTTTTCGGCGGCTGCCGCAGTGGGGTCGGTCGCTCTGCTTGTGATCACTCTGGCGGTGGGCCTAGAGCGAGGCGGAGCAAGATCCTGGCTGCTTTGGGGGGGCGTGGGGTTTCAGCCGTCTGAGTTTGTGAAGGTTGCGTGTGTGATTCTTGGCGCAGACGGCCTGTCGAGCCTTCCCACTGCCGAGCCTGACTGTGAAGCCAGGCTGGGCATCGGCAAGGTGTGGTCGTGCGTTCGAGCCAGGCGCACGGTGATGATATGGGCTCTGGTGATGGGCCTTATCGCGGCGCAGCGAGATGTGGGAACAGCCATGGTTCTCTACATCTCCTGTGTTGCCATGCTGTACGCGGCCTCAGGCAACCGCGTAATCGGGGGGGGCGGTCTCGGGCTTGGGGTGGTGATCGTGATCATCGCCGCTGCCGTGTTTGGCCATGTCCGCACGAGATTTACATCCTGGATTAACCCCTGGGCTGACCCGTCTGGGGCTGGATATCAGGTGGTGCAGTCGCTGTATGCCGTAGCGAGTGGAGGAATTCTGGGCCGTGGGTACGGGAGCGGTTCGCCCTGGCAGGTGCCTGCTGCGGTGACAGATATGTCGTTTGCAGCAGCTGCAGAGGAGATCGGGCTCTCAGGCTCTATCGGACTCATCCTGGTATACATGGCATTTGTGGGGCATGGGTACGGAAGGGCGATGAGGGCTAGGACCTCGTTCATGGCGCTGTCGGCCATTGGGGCCGCCAATCTGATAGCTGTGCAGACGTTCGTTATCATAGGAGGAAACCTTGGAATCCTGCCGCTCACCGGAGTGACTCTGCCTTTTGCGAGTTACGGGGGAAGCTCCATGGTGGCCAGCCTTGCCCTTGCCGGCCTCTTGATCGGGTCCACGGAAAGCGCCGAGGTCGAGGGCGATATGGCCTCGAACAGAGTAGGCAGGTCTGCTGCCGGCATGGCGCCACGCCTAGGAGATGGCGGTGATTCGCAGTGA